Proteins encoded by one window of Swingsia samuiensis:
- a CDS encoding 5-fold beta-flower protein, whose product MLFFKRKGFILAAFSMMALTSFVETPAFAGTDEITDHDGSVVGHINENGLAVDSAGNHSDTINDEGRISDNNGNHVGCVNPDGDITDSTDNSIGHVTKDGEVTDNRGNFVGRVPPGNNTAGFDLLMHHLGN is encoded by the coding sequence ATGCTTTTCTTTAAGAGAAAAGGTTTCATTTTAGCTGCTTTTTCTATGATGGCTTTAACTTCATTTGTAGAAACTCCAGCCTTTGCTGGAACAGATGAAATTACCGATCATGATGGTAGTGTTGTGGGACACATCAATGAAAATGGCCTGGCTGTAGATAGTGCAGGCAACCACTCAGATACCATTAATGATGAAGGGCGTATTTCTGATAATAATGGCAACCATGTAGGCTGTGTAAATCCTGATGGTGATATTACAGATAGTACTGATAATTCCATTGGTCATGTGACAAAAGATGGTGAAGTTACTGATAATCGAGGTAATTTCGTTGGACGTGTTCCTCCTGGCAATAATACGGCAGGGTTTGATCTTTTAATGCATCACCTCGGTAATTGA
- a CDS encoding transglycosylase SLT domain-containing protein codes for MNYLKKTFVFPLLFFILSACVSSPPQHPDNICSIFQEKRHWYHVALKTEKKWHVPFSIPMAMMYQESGFHSNLHTKRTYFLGFIPWGYITTAYGYPQAKTDIWHEYEHVTHQRSSRENFADSLDFMDWYITISHQQNNIAVQDAMQQYLAYHEGWGGFRRKTYLHKPWLVNVAQKVSIRSSRYSHQYARCEESLKDKSFWSWLF; via the coding sequence ATGAATTACCTTAAAAAGACTTTTGTTTTTCCATTACTCTTTTTTATTTTATCAGCCTGTGTAAGCTCTCCACCTCAACACCCAGACAACATTTGCTCTATTTTTCAAGAAAAGCGTCATTGGTACCATGTCGCTTTAAAAACAGAAAAAAAATGGCATGTCCCTTTTTCTATCCCTATGGCTATGATGTACCAAGAATCTGGCTTTCATAGTAATCTACATACCAAGAGAACATATTTTTTAGGATTTATTCCATGGGGATATATAACAACAGCCTATGGTTATCCCCAAGCAAAAACAGATATTTGGCACGAATATGAACATGTTACTCACCAAAGGAGTAGTCGAGAGAATTTTGCAGATTCACTCGATTTTATGGATTGGTATATAACCATCTCTCATCAGCAAAATAACATTGCAGTTCAAGATGCAATGCAGCAATATCTGGCATACCATGAAGGGTGGGGTGGATTTCGTAGAAAAACTTATTTACATAAGCCTTGGTTAGTTAATGTTGCCCAAAAGGTTTCAATACGTTCCTCCCGTTATTCTCACCAATATGCACGATGTGAAGAAAGCTTGAAAGATAAAAGCTTTTGGAGCTGGCTTTTTTAA
- a CDS encoding MFS transporter yields MHIDFFKMIPIKSPLVFSLIIFLVGINLRPSIASLSPLTKDIEKLTTLNDFSVSFLTTLPIWLIGLLLLITPFLHKKLGERRGVALALLLLAGTFLLRWINISTTTLLISSVLSGLGIALGQSLIPIFIKEHTQDQTARYMAIYSTAIMAGALVSSAISPWIALNIDMSTALGFWLIITIIGYIVWKQQSLPDSLFVMSDFAKSVIKKPRFWLLVLFMGLGTGIYTIILAWLPPFYTQLGWTSQKSGLLLSFVTASEVLAGTSISFFISHYPDRRPIIWFFVSLLIIGLTFFCYDPIALAWVAALFTGLGIGALFPLSLIVAMDHGKNTTDAGSLSGFVQGGAYLLASIFPLIAGVIEQFFSNLRLAWGLMILVSLIIGLLAFRFSPKYKFSLYPSE; encoded by the coding sequence TTGCATATCGATTTTTTTAAGATGATTCCTATTAAATCTCCACTTGTTTTTTCGTTAATTATTTTTCTTGTGGGGATAAACCTCCGTCCTAGCATTGCTTCGCTTAGCCCACTCACAAAAGATATAGAAAAATTAACAACCCTCAACGATTTTTCCGTAAGTTTTCTAACAACCCTTCCGATTTGGTTGATTGGTCTGTTGCTCTTGATAACCCCTTTTCTTCATAAAAAGCTGGGGGAACGACGAGGGGTTGCGTTAGCTCTTCTTCTTTTGGCTGGAACATTTTTATTACGCTGGATAAATATTAGTACAACTACTTTACTTATCAGTTCTGTTCTCAGCGGATTGGGGATAGCGCTAGGCCAATCCTTAATACCAATTTTTATTAAAGAACATACTCAGGACCAGACGGCCAGATATATGGCTATATATTCTACGGCAATTATGGCTGGAGCCTTAGTTTCAAGTGCTATTTCACCATGGATTGCGTTGAATATAGATATGTCAACAGCTCTTGGATTTTGGCTTATTATAACAATAATTGGGTATATTGTTTGGAAGCAACAATCTTTACCGGATAGTTTGTTTGTTATGTCTGATTTCGCCAAAAGTGTTATTAAAAAACCGCGCTTTTGGCTTCTAGTATTATTTATGGGGCTCGGCACTGGCATTTATACTATCATTTTAGCGTGGCTTCCGCCATTTTATACTCAGTTAGGGTGGACTTCACAGAAATCCGGATTGCTTTTGAGTTTTGTTACCGCATCAGAAGTGTTGGCTGGTACAAGTATTTCCTTTTTTATAAGTCACTATCCAGACCGTAGGCCGATAATATGGTTTTTCGTTTCTTTACTAATTATTGGATTAACTTTTTTTTGTTATGATCCAATTGCTCTTGCTTGGGTTGCTGCATTATTTACAGGATTAGGCATTGGCGCCCTTTTTCCTTTATCTCTTATTGTTGCAATGGATCACGGTAAGAACACAACAGATGCAGGTAGTTTATCAGGGTTTGTTCAGGGCGGGGCATATCTTTTGGCTTCAATATTCCCTTTAATTGCTGGAGTGATAGAGCAATTTTTTTCTAATTTACGTTTAGCATGGGGCTTAATGATTCTTGTATCATTAATTATTGGCCTATTAGCCTTTAGGTTCTCTCCGAAATATAAATTTTCTCTTTATCCTTCAGAATGA
- a CDS encoding TIGR03862 family flavoprotein, producing MNILSPKYNIAIVGGGPTGLFAAEYLSSQGYGVHIFDRMPSVGRKFLMAGRSGLNLTHSEPIDHFIKRYGSAQEWLKKSLYAFTPQQLQQWAEKLGQPCFVGSSGRVFPRSMKASPLLRLWINRLKENSVKIYTKHNFVGWNENALQFATPDGIKTYQADATLLALGGASWPRLGSDGQWSSLFKNEVSPFLPTNCGFKTSWSDHFLSQHEGAILHSVELSVNGEKKRGDLTITKRGLEGSAIYALSPRLRDIILTQHCAVLSVDLRPTLPYAQIIQKLKAQRVRESLSNKLRKALSLDKLSRELIKGATTKNSSLEEIASVIKKLPIELIATDHITHAISTAGGLKQSALNESFMIHSMPGVFAAGEMLDWEAPTGGYLLQGCFSTGLAAAKGIRDWLESSN from the coding sequence ATGAATATTCTCTCTCCGAAATATAATATTGCTATTGTAGGCGGTGGGCCAACCGGCCTTTTTGCAGCTGAATATTTGTCGTCTCAGGGGTATGGGGTTCATATTTTTGATCGCATGCCAAGTGTTGGGCGTAAGTTTCTTATGGCTGGGCGTAGCGGGTTAAACCTTACACATTCTGAGCCAATAGATCATTTTATAAAGCGGTATGGTTCTGCTCAAGAATGGCTGAAAAAGAGCCTATATGCTTTTACACCGCAGCAATTACAGCAATGGGCTGAGAAGCTTGGGCAACCTTGTTTTGTCGGTAGTTCAGGACGAGTGTTTCCTCGGTCTATGAAAGCATCGCCTTTGCTACGTTTATGGATCAATCGTTTAAAAGAAAACTCTGTAAAAATTTATACAAAACACAACTTTGTGGGTTGGAATGAAAATGCCTTACAGTTTGCAACCCCTGATGGGATCAAAACATATCAGGCGGATGCGACGTTGCTCGCGTTGGGGGGAGCAAGCTGGCCGCGCTTAGGATCTGACGGGCAATGGAGTTCTCTTTTTAAAAATGAAGTCTCGCCTTTTTTGCCTACAAATTGTGGCTTTAAGACCAGTTGGTCGGATCATTTTTTAAGTCAACATGAAGGAGCAATTCTGCATTCTGTTGAGTTGTCTGTAAATGGTGAGAAAAAGCGCGGAGATCTTACTATAACCAAAAGAGGCCTTGAAGGATCTGCGATTTATGCACTTTCTCCAAGGTTAAGAGATATTATTCTTACTCAGCATTGTGCTGTACTTTCCGTAGATTTACGCCCTACTCTGCCCTATGCTCAAATTATACAAAAATTAAAGGCACAAAGGGTAAGAGAAAGTTTATCTAATAAGCTTCGAAAAGCACTCTCTTTGGATAAACTTTCACGAGAGCTTATTAAAGGCGCTACGACGAAGAACTCATCATTAGAAGAAATTGCAAGTGTTATAAAAAAACTACCCATTGAATTAATTGCAACGGATCATATTACGCACGCCATTTCAACGGCTGGCGGCCTAAAACAATCGGCTTTAAATGAGAGTTTTATGATACATTCTATGCCCGGTGTTTTTGCTGCTGGAGAAATGTTGGATTGGGAGGCGCCTACTGGAGGGTATTTGCTTCAAGGGTGTTTTTCAACAGGTTTAGCAGCTGCAAAAGGAATCAGAGACTGGCTCGAATCATCCAATTGA
- a CDS encoding nuclear transport factor 2 family protein yields the protein MRYITTLLLVISATSSAMAQNTHYQSQSLKQNSQTSLAEKNKKLVLCFYNQFFNQHDINKASQVVAENYKQHNPEVPDGKKPFITFFKDYFKSHPNSHAQIVHSAADGDLVFLHVHSKENEGDLGQAVVDIFRVKNNKIVEHWDVIQSVPKQSLNQNTMF from the coding sequence ATGAGATATATAACAACCTTATTGCTAGTGATAAGTGCTACTTCTTCAGCTATGGCTCAAAATACTCACTATCAATCTCAATCATTAAAACAAAATTCTCAAACCAGCCTTGCAGAGAAAAACAAAAAACTCGTTCTTTGTTTTTATAATCAGTTTTTTAACCAGCACGACATTAATAAAGCTTCTCAAGTAGTTGCCGAAAATTACAAGCAACATAATCCAGAAGTGCCTGATGGGAAAAAACCATTTATTACTTTCTTCAAAGACTATTTTAAATCGCACCCCAACTCACATGCTCAAATTGTACATAGTGCAGCAGATGGCGACCTCGTTTTTTTACATGTTCATTCTAAAGAAAATGAAGGTGATTTAGGACAAGCAGTTGTCGATATATTCCGCGTCAAAAACAACAAAATCGTTGAGCATTGGGATGTGATACAAAGTGTACCCAAGCAATCACTTAATCA
- a CDS encoding ATP-binding protein, translating to MTSIVLGQGRDGSDTCIDLPELLATRLLVQGNSGSGKSHLLRRLLEQTATLVQQVIIDPEGDFTTLADRYGHLVIDVEDQSEASLRAAGERVRAHRASVVLNLEHVEAEMQLRASGAFLNGMFEAPRAHWYPVLIVVDEAQLFAPIASGDTSDEARRLSLGAMTNLMCRGRKRGMAGVIATQRLAKLAKNVAAEASNFLMGRTFLDIDMSRAADLLGMERRSAESFRDLSRGQFMALGPALARRPKMVSIGTVETSSNSTSPILLPLEPVPSEDLRDIILEPIQELSPRPRREMRTPPPDLLAQLDAYGTTRETEEEVHNVSSEETSLEPADIWDMVKEVCQTKDAAYKPLATLYQDFQMRARIKGIPRNSLDLAQFQRFISSIRAGLEYERLETEDWQKAEKIAQKLPEDLQGVFLLIARSALDQEPCPSDEAIAEVYGTHSLGRAKRQLAYLEEREAIVVQETPFGRKVAIVGYGWQTA from the coding sequence ATGACCTCCATTGTTCTCGGACAGGGCCGTGACGGCTCCGACACCTGCATTGATTTACCCGAGTTGCTTGCTACGCGTTTGCTTGTGCAGGGTAACTCTGGGTCAGGTAAATCACATCTTTTACGCAGACTTCTTGAGCAAACAGCGACACTTGTTCAACAAGTTATTATTGATCCTGAAGGAGATTTTACAACTCTTGCAGATCGATACGGACATTTGGTGATTGATGTCGAAGATCAGTCGGAAGCAAGTTTAAGGGCTGCGGGAGAACGTGTTCGGGCTCATAGAGCTTCTGTTGTGCTTAATCTTGAGCATGTTGAAGCAGAAATGCAGTTACGCGCAAGTGGTGCATTTTTAAACGGTATGTTTGAAGCCCCTCGTGCGCATTGGTACCCCGTTTTGATTGTTGTGGATGAAGCACAATTATTTGCCCCTATTGCAAGCGGAGATACCTCTGATGAAGCACGCCGCTTATCCCTAGGTGCGATGACAAATTTAATGTGTCGTGGACGAAAGCGAGGGATGGCCGGCGTAATTGCGACGCAGCGTTTGGCAAAATTAGCTAAAAATGTAGCAGCCGAAGCATCCAATTTTCTTATGGGACGCACGTTTCTTGATATTGATATGAGCCGAGCAGCAGATCTTTTAGGAATGGAGCGTCGATCTGCGGAATCATTTAGGGATTTATCTCGTGGTCAATTTATGGCGCTTGGGCCGGCCTTAGCTCGGCGGCCTAAAATGGTCTCGATTGGAACTGTAGAGACATCCAGTAATTCTACTAGTCCTATTTTGCTTCCTTTGGAACCGGTGCCATCAGAAGATTTACGTGACATTATATTAGAACCAATACAGGAACTCTCGCCTAGACCACGTCGTGAGATGCGAACTCCTCCCCCAGATCTTTTAGCCCAACTCGATGCCTATGGAACAACGCGTGAAACTGAAGAAGAGGTTCACAATGTTTCGTCTGAAGAGACCAGCCTAGAGCCTGCTGATATTTGGGATATGGTTAAAGAAGTGTGTCAGACGAAAGATGCAGCTTACAAGCCTTTAGCAACATTATATCAAGATTTTCAAATGCGAGCGCGCATTAAGGGGATTCCACGGAACTCCTTAGATTTAGCACAATTTCAGCGTTTTATATCGAGTATTCGTGCAGGGTTAGAGTATGAACGTTTAGAAACTGAAGATTGGCAAAAAGCAGAAAAAATTGCCCAGAAACTCCCGGAAGATCTTCAAGGTGTTTTTTTACTGATTGCACGGTCAGCTCTAGATCAAGAGCCTTGCCCATCGGATGAAGCAATAGCAGAAGTCTATGGCACGCATTCTCTTGGCAGAGCAAAACGTCAACTTGCCTATTTGGAAGAACGCGAAGCCATCGTTGTGCAAGAAACGCCTTTTGGTCGTAAAGTTGCGATTGTAGGGTATGGGTGGCAAACAGCTTAA